A window of Streptomyces armeniacus contains these coding sequences:
- a CDS encoding phosphocholine-specific phospholipase C, protein MPDLNRRRFLRIAGASTGFAALSDSIARAAAIPASRRSGTIEDVEHVVVLMQENRSFDHYFGALKGVRGFGDPRPAAPGGRENVWHQWDGVRDVLPYHPDAEDLGMQFIAGLNHDWAGGHQAWHDGKYDQWIPAKSPGTMAYLTREDIPFHYALADAFTVCDAYHCSFIGATDPNRYYHWTGHTGNDGKGGGPVLDNAEAGYDWTTYPERLEQAGVSWKVYQDIGDGLDAEGKWGWIEDAYRGNYGDNSLLYFNKYRNAQPGDPLYDKARTGTDVKNGDGWFDVLAADVRDGKLPRVSWIAAPEAFTEHPNWPANYGAWYIAQVLDALTADPEVWSRTALFITYDENDGYFDHVPPPYPPASADRGLSTVDTTLDHFPGNAGFAAGPYGLGQRVPMLVVSPWSTGGYVCSELFDHTSLLRFMERRFGVEEPNISPWRRAICGDLTSAFDFGLKDTEPAALPDTDGYEPPDRERHPDYVPVPPAQGRLPRQEPGARPARPLPYAPHVDALVTPDAGRVTLTFGAGGGAGAWFCVTSANRTDGPWTYTAEAGKELSDAWHTEWSNGAYDLSVHGPNGFLRTFRGPGGAAGPEVTARHDAEGGGSVELTLTNAGTADCRLTVTDAYGGDPATVAVPAGGRVVRRVAPQGGARWYDLRVTADTDDTFLRRFAGHVENGEPGVSDPALLTD, encoded by the coding sequence ATGCCTGATCTCAATCGGCGCCGCTTCCTCCGGATCGCCGGTGCCAGCACGGGCTTCGCCGCCCTGTCGGACAGCATCGCCCGCGCCGCGGCGATCCCCGCGAGTCGCAGGTCCGGCACCATCGAGGACGTCGAGCACGTCGTGGTGCTCATGCAGGAAAACCGTTCCTTCGACCACTACTTCGGCGCGCTCAAGGGCGTACGCGGCTTCGGCGACCCCCGCCCGGCGGCGCCCGGCGGGCGCGAGAACGTGTGGCACCAGTGGGACGGCGTCCGGGACGTGCTGCCGTACCACCCGGACGCCGAGGACCTCGGCATGCAGTTCATCGCGGGCCTCAACCACGACTGGGCGGGCGGCCACCAGGCGTGGCACGACGGGAAGTACGACCAGTGGATCCCCGCCAAGTCGCCCGGCACGATGGCGTATCTGACCCGCGAGGACATCCCGTTCCACTACGCGCTCGCCGACGCGTTCACCGTGTGCGACGCCTACCACTGCTCGTTCATCGGAGCCACCGACCCCAACCGCTACTACCACTGGACGGGCCACACCGGCAACGACGGCAAGGGCGGCGGCCCCGTGCTCGACAACGCCGAGGCGGGCTACGACTGGACGACCTACCCCGAGCGGCTGGAGCAGGCCGGGGTGTCGTGGAAGGTCTACCAGGACATCGGCGACGGCCTGGACGCCGAGGGCAAGTGGGGCTGGATCGAGGACGCGTACCGAGGCAACTACGGCGACAACTCGCTGCTGTACTTCAACAAGTACCGCAATGCCCAGCCGGGCGACCCCCTCTACGACAAGGCCCGCACCGGCACCGACGTGAAGAACGGCGACGGCTGGTTCGACGTCCTCGCCGCCGACGTACGGGACGGGAAGCTCCCCCGCGTCTCCTGGATCGCCGCCCCCGAGGCGTTCACCGAGCACCCCAACTGGCCCGCGAACTACGGCGCCTGGTACATCGCCCAGGTCCTCGACGCGCTGACCGCCGACCCGGAGGTGTGGAGCCGTACGGCGCTGTTCATCACGTACGACGAGAACGACGGCTACTTCGACCACGTGCCGCCGCCGTACCCGCCCGCCTCCGCCGACCGCGGCCTCTCCACCGTGGACACGACCCTGGACCACTTCCCCGGGAACGCGGGCTTCGCCGCCGGACCGTACGGGCTCGGGCAGCGCGTCCCCATGCTCGTCGTCTCGCCGTGGAGCACCGGCGGCTACGTCTGCTCCGAACTCTTCGACCACACCTCGCTGCTCCGCTTCATGGAGCGCCGGTTCGGCGTCGAGGAGCCGAACATCTCGCCCTGGCGGCGCGCCATCTGCGGGGACCTCACCTCGGCCTTCGACTTCGGTCTGAAGGACACCGAGCCCGCCGCCCTCCCCGACACCGACGGCTACGAGCCGCCGGACCGCGAACGCCACCCCGACTACGTACCGGTGCCGCCCGCGCAAGGCCGGCTGCCGCGGCAGGAGCCCGGCGCCCGGCCGGCGCGCCCGCTGCCGTACGCGCCGCACGTGGACGCGCTGGTCACGCCGGACGCCGGGCGGGTCACGCTCACCTTCGGTGCGGGCGGCGGCGCCGGTGCGTGGTTCTGCGTCACCTCCGCGAACCGTACGGACGGGCCGTGGACGTACACCGCCGAGGCCGGCAAGGAGCTCTCCGACGCCTGGCACACCGAGTGGTCGAACGGCGCGTACGACCTGTCCGTACACGGACCGAACGGCTTCCTCCGCACCTTCCGCGGCCCCGGCGGCGCCGCGGGACCCGAGGTGACCGCGCGACACGACGCGGAGGGCGGCGGCAGCGTCGAGCTGACCCTGACGAACGCGGGCACGGCCGACTGCCGCCTCACCGTCACCGACGCGTACGGCGGCGACCCGGCGACGGTCGCCGTGCCCGCGGGCGGGCGCGTGGTGCGGCGGGTGGCGCCGCAGGGCGGCGCGCGCTGGTACGACCTGCGGGTGACGGCCGACACGGACGACACGTTCCTGCGCCGGTTCGCCGGACACGTGGAGAACGGCGAGCCGGGCGTCAGCGACCCGGCCCTGCTCACGGACTGA
- a CDS encoding M23 family metallopeptidase, translating into MQRHVRRLMAAVGAVAAVVIAAPVAVAAPGDGSSAGPRTGEPSAAAELARPNFKMPFLCGQTWVGSNWDGHSPGHSIDWNHYAADGSTDDFGRRVFSSAGGKVIASYYSTDTGYGNTVVIGHGNGWQTRYAHLKSRGVSRGDTVKQGQRIGRVGASSAKYELSPHLHYEQIHDGSVVVSVIQGVRWSDFMKRSQTSRNCG; encoded by the coding sequence ATGCAGAGACATGTCCGCCGGCTGATGGCCGCCGTGGGCGCGGTGGCCGCCGTCGTGATCGCGGCTCCGGTCGCCGTCGCGGCTCCGGGTGATGGCTCGTCCGCCGGGCCGAGGACCGGGGAACCGAGCGCCGCCGCCGAACTGGCCCGGCCCAACTTCAAGATGCCGTTCCTCTGCGGCCAGACCTGGGTCGGCAGCAACTGGGACGGGCACAGCCCGGGTCACTCGATCGACTGGAACCACTACGCCGCCGACGGCAGCACGGACGACTTCGGCCGCCGCGTGTTCTCCAGCGCGGGCGGCAAGGTCATCGCCTCGTACTACTCGACCGACACCGGCTACGGCAACACGGTCGTGATCGGGCACGGCAACGGCTGGCAGACCCGCTACGCGCACCTCAAGTCCCGCGGCGTCTCGCGCGGCGACACCGTGAAGCAGGGCCAGCGGATCGGCCGTGTCGGCGCCTCGTCCGCGAAATACGAGCTCTCCCCGCACCTGCACTACGAGCAGATACACGACGGCTCCGTCGTGGTCTCGGTCATCCAGGGCGTCCGCTGGAGCGACTTCATGAAGCGCTCGCAGACCAGCCGGAACTGCGGCTGA
- a CDS encoding AfsR/SARP family transcriptional regulator, which yields MGEPTFGVLGSLQVRVGGAPVRIGGPKPRAVLATLLLQPGGFVSVDLLTEVLWPGGAPRSAVANVRTYVRTLRQTLAAAGVPTDGLKTEPSGYAFDVAPGDLDMLLFEQRLAQARADCERGDDAAALRAYEAALGLWRGSVLQDLPPTVVWDPAITRIEELRSVAVDKCLEVRLRLGEYAPLVAELRARLTEDPLREDLWRMLVHALHDSGRTTEARSAYAEAEQTLAAELGVEPSAPLRAIGEEVNGYVGRRRTPPLGPVCQLPMDVPDFTGRADEIAVLERLLSTAGRQPVVAVVSGPPGSGKTTLTVHVAHRVRDAFPDGQLYVDLGGLSDQPREPADVLAEMLRGLGVIDSAVPEKLSERAALFRSRLAQRRFLIVLDDAAGSAQVRPLLPGTGGSAVLVSSRRRMPSLPAYHSPLGVLERDDARALFGAIVGPDRLRAEQADADRVLAGCGSLPLAVRIAGARLANRPGWSVGTLADFLHDERGRLDQLQTGELEVRASAELSYRHLSEPAAKAFRVFGQLADEALPGWLIAVATGGADTAAGGLETLLDEHLVEVVGADRLGLQRYRIHDLLRCYAQELTDAEGPGVRRRRRLRVLDTLIALARCANAAMPTRFLGVLGEPVRPAGPAAAIADTVRARPVEWLETERRILVAAVESALRDGHVAHAADLAIELAGFFDMRGYYGDWLRTHRLVLDAMPAPNDARAGALLRNLGQLHLYQDRYTDSLDAFETSRAIFARLGHESGEAVAAVGSGSVYRIVGRLDDALEAFAEALSGFAKAGDRHGEAVAHNAVASVWLERQDPDAAAPWLADALELSRELGDRHREAQVRRRIAVLHELRGEPHVAHAELERALGIFDDLADAHCAAYVQQSIGELCLRQGNAGKASALLVDALAVQQQLGDRRAEASVACLLGELHRTTGREHTARRYFHRSLSTWRRLEVRDQAELVHAKLRALR from the coding sequence ATGGGGGAACCGACGTTCGGCGTACTGGGATCGCTCCAGGTGCGGGTGGGCGGTGCCCCGGTCCGCATCGGTGGTCCCAAGCCCAGGGCGGTCCTCGCCACGCTGCTGCTGCAGCCCGGCGGGTTCGTCTCGGTGGACCTGCTCACGGAGGTCCTGTGGCCCGGTGGTGCGCCCCGGTCCGCGGTCGCCAACGTGCGCACGTACGTACGCACGCTGCGGCAGACGCTGGCGGCGGCCGGGGTGCCCACCGACGGGCTCAAGACGGAGCCGTCGGGGTACGCGTTCGATGTCGCGCCCGGCGATCTGGACATGCTGCTCTTCGAGCAGCGGCTGGCCCAGGCCCGCGCCGACTGCGAGCGGGGCGACGACGCCGCCGCCCTGCGCGCCTACGAGGCGGCGCTCGGCCTCTGGCGCGGCAGCGTGCTGCAGGATTTACCGCCCACCGTGGTGTGGGATCCGGCGATCACCCGGATCGAGGAGCTGCGCTCGGTCGCGGTCGACAAGTGCCTCGAAGTGCGGCTGCGCCTGGGCGAGTACGCGCCGCTGGTCGCGGAGTTGCGCGCGCGGCTGACCGAGGACCCGCTGCGGGAGGACCTGTGGCGGATGCTCGTGCACGCGCTGCACGACTCGGGCCGCACCACCGAGGCCCGTTCCGCGTACGCCGAGGCGGAGCAGACCCTCGCCGCCGAGCTGGGCGTCGAGCCGAGCGCGCCGCTGCGCGCCATCGGCGAGGAGGTCAACGGGTACGTGGGCCGGCGCCGTACGCCGCCGCTCGGGCCGGTGTGCCAGCTGCCCATGGACGTACCGGACTTCACCGGCCGCGCCGACGAGATCGCCGTGCTGGAGCGGCTGCTGTCGACGGCGGGGCGGCAGCCGGTCGTCGCGGTCGTGTCGGGCCCGCCGGGTTCCGGGAAGACCACGCTGACCGTGCACGTGGCGCACCGCGTACGGGACGCCTTCCCCGACGGCCAGCTCTACGTCGACCTGGGCGGGCTGAGCGACCAGCCGCGCGAACCCGCCGACGTACTGGCCGAGATGCTGCGCGGCCTCGGCGTCATCGACAGCGCCGTCCCCGAGAAGCTCAGCGAGCGGGCCGCGCTGTTCCGGTCGCGGCTGGCGCAGCGGCGGTTCCTCATCGTCCTCGACGACGCCGCCGGCAGCGCGCAGGTGCGCCCCCTGCTGCCGGGCACCGGCGGTTCCGCCGTGCTGGTCAGCTCGCGCCGCCGGATGCCGTCGCTGCCCGCGTACCACTCGCCGCTCGGCGTGCTGGAACGGGACGACGCCCGCGCCCTCTTCGGCGCCATCGTCGGCCCGGACCGGCTGCGCGCGGAGCAGGCGGACGCGGACCGGGTGCTCGCGGGCTGCGGCTCGCTGCCGCTGGCCGTACGGATCGCCGGCGCCCGGCTGGCGAACCGGCCGGGCTGGTCCGTCGGCACGCTGGCCGACTTCCTGCACGACGAGCGCGGCCGGCTGGACCAGCTCCAGACCGGCGAGCTGGAGGTACGGGCGAGCGCCGAGCTGAGCTACCGGCACCTGTCCGAACCGGCGGCGAAGGCGTTCCGCGTGTTCGGCCAGCTCGCCGACGAGGCGCTGCCGGGCTGGCTCATCGCGGTGGCCACGGGCGGCGCCGACACGGCCGCCGGCGGGCTGGAGACGCTGCTCGACGAGCATCTGGTCGAGGTGGTGGGCGCGGACCGGCTGGGGCTCCAGCGCTACCGCATCCACGACCTGCTGCGCTGCTACGCCCAGGAGTTGACGGACGCCGAGGGCCCCGGCGTACGGCGGCGGCGCCGGCTGCGCGTCCTGGACACGCTGATCGCGCTCGCCCGCTGCGCGAACGCCGCGATGCCCACCCGTTTCCTCGGCGTGCTCGGCGAACCGGTCCGGCCGGCCGGGCCCGCGGCGGCGATCGCGGACACGGTGCGCGCCCGGCCCGTCGAGTGGCTGGAGACGGAACGCCGCATCCTGGTCGCCGCCGTGGAGTCCGCGCTGCGCGACGGGCACGTCGCGCACGCAGCCGACCTCGCCATCGAACTGGCGGGCTTCTTCGACATGCGCGGCTACTACGGCGACTGGCTGCGCACCCACCGGCTCGTGCTCGACGCCATGCCCGCCCCGAACGACGCCCGCGCCGGCGCGCTGCTCCGCAACCTGGGCCAGCTCCACCTCTACCAGGACCGGTACACCGACTCGCTGGACGCGTTCGAGACCTCGCGCGCGATCTTCGCGCGGCTCGGCCACGAGTCCGGCGAGGCCGTCGCCGCGGTCGGCTCGGGCTCCGTGTACCGCATCGTCGGACGGCTCGACGACGCGCTGGAGGCGTTCGCGGAGGCGCTGAGCGGCTTCGCGAAGGCCGGTGACCGGCACGGTGAGGCCGTCGCGCACAACGCGGTCGCCTCCGTGTGGCTGGAGCGGCAGGACCCAGACGCCGCCGCGCCGTGGCTCGCCGACGCGCTGGAACTCTCGCGGGAGCTCGGCGACCGGCACCGGGAGGCGCAGGTGCGCCGCCGGATCGCCGTCCTGCACGAGCTGCGCGGTGAACCGCACGTCGCGCACGCCGAGTTGGAGCGGGCGCTCGGCATCTTCGACGACCTGGCCGACGCGCACTGCGCGGCGTACGTGCAGCAGAGCATCGGAGAGCTGTGCCTGCGGCAGGGCAACGCGGGGAAGGCGTCGGCGCTGCTGGTCGACGCGCTCGCCGTACAGCAGCAGCTCGGCGACCGCCGCGCGGAGGCCAGCGTGGCGTGCCTGCTGGGCGAGCTGCACCGTACGACGGGCCGGGAGCACACCGCGCGGCGGTACTTCCACCGCTCGCTGTCGACGTGGCGTCGGCTGGAGGTGCGGGACCAGGCGGAACTGGTGCACGCGAAGCTGCGCGCGCTGCGGTGA
- the aceB gene encoding malate synthase A, with protein sequence MSAPAPSRPALVEAEPVARQGEVLTDAALVFLAELHRRFTPRRDELLAARAERRAEIARTSALDFRPETAHVREGDWQVAPAPEALNDRRVEITGPTDRKMTVNALNSGARIWLADFEDASAPTWENVVGGQLNLTDAYERRIDFTDERGKSYALRPADELATVVARPRGWHLDERHLTVDDRPVPGALVDFGLYFFHNARRLLDLGKGPYFYLPKTESYLEARLWNEVFVFAQDYCGIPQGTVRATVLIETITAAYEMDEILYELRDHASGLNAGRWDYLFSIVKNFRDGGAKYVLPDRNAVTMTAPFMRAYTELLVRTCHKRGAHAIGGMAAFIPNRRDPEANEQALAKVRADKDREAGDGFDGSWVAHPDLVPVARESFDAVLGDRPHQKDRLREDVRVGAADLTAVDSLDARPTSAGLRNAVQVGTRYIEAWLRGMGAVAIFGLMEDAATAEISRSQIWQWVNAGVVLDTGETVTPELVRKVAAEDLAAIRAELGDEAYAAGRWEQAHDLLLRVSLDTEYVEFLTLPAYELLG encoded by the coding sequence ATGTCCGCACCAGCACCGTCCCGCCCGGCCCTCGTGGAAGCCGAGCCCGTCGCGCGCCAGGGCGAGGTGCTGACCGACGCGGCCCTCGTCTTCCTGGCCGAGCTGCACCGCCGGTTCACCCCGCGCCGCGACGAGCTGCTGGCCGCGCGCGCCGAGCGGCGCGCCGAGATCGCCCGCACGAGCGCGCTCGACTTCCGCCCCGAGACCGCCCACGTCCGCGAGGGCGACTGGCAGGTCGCGCCCGCGCCCGAGGCGCTGAACGACCGCAGGGTGGAGATCACCGGCCCGACCGACCGGAAGATGACCGTCAACGCGCTCAACTCCGGCGCCCGGATCTGGCTCGCGGACTTCGAGGACGCCTCCGCGCCCACCTGGGAGAACGTCGTCGGCGGCCAGCTCAACCTCACCGACGCCTACGAGCGCCGCATCGACTTCACCGACGAGCGCGGCAAGTCGTACGCACTGCGCCCCGCCGACGAGCTGGCCACCGTCGTGGCCCGGCCGCGCGGCTGGCACCTGGACGAGCGCCATCTGACGGTGGACGACCGCCCCGTGCCCGGCGCCCTGGTCGACTTCGGGCTGTACTTCTTCCACAACGCGCGCCGGCTGCTGGACCTCGGCAAAGGGCCGTACTTCTACCTCCCCAAGACCGAGTCGTACCTCGAAGCGCGGCTGTGGAACGAGGTGTTCGTCTTCGCGCAGGACTACTGCGGCATCCCCCAGGGCACCGTCCGCGCCACCGTGCTGATCGAGACGATCACCGCGGCGTACGAGATGGACGAGATCCTCTACGAGCTCCGCGACCACGCCTCCGGGCTGAACGCCGGCCGCTGGGACTATCTCTTCTCCATCGTCAAGAACTTCCGTGACGGCGGCGCCAAGTACGTGCTCCCGGACCGCAACGCGGTCACCATGACCGCGCCGTTCATGCGCGCCTACACCGAGCTCCTCGTGCGCACCTGCCACAAGCGCGGCGCACACGCCATCGGCGGCATGGCCGCGTTCATCCCGAACCGCCGCGACCCCGAGGCCAACGAGCAGGCGCTCGCCAAGGTGCGTGCCGACAAGGACCGCGAGGCGGGCGACGGCTTCGACGGCTCCTGGGTCGCACACCCGGACCTGGTGCCGGTCGCCCGTGAGTCGTTCGACGCGGTGCTCGGCGACCGCCCGCACCAGAAGGACCGGCTCCGCGAGGACGTGCGTGTCGGGGCCGCCGACCTGACGGCCGTCGACTCGCTGGACGCCCGCCCGACGTCCGCGGGGCTGCGCAACGCCGTGCAGGTGGGCACCCGTTACATCGAGGCGTGGCTGCGCGGCATGGGCGCCGTCGCCATCTTCGGGCTGATGGAGGACGCGGCCACGGCGGAGATCTCGCGCTCGCAGATCTGGCAGTGGGTGAACGCGGGCGTCGTCCTGGACACCGGCGAGACGGTCACACCCGAGCTCGTACGGAAGGTCGCCGCCGAGGATCTCGCCGCGATCCGCGCCGAGCTGGGCGACGAGGCGTACGCGGCGGGCCGCTGGGAGCAGGCGCACGACCTGCTGCTGAGGGTGTCGCTGGACACGGAGTACGTGGAGTTCCTGACCCTGCCCGCGTACGAACTCCTGGGCTGA
- a CDS encoding response regulator transcription factor, with product MRLILADDSTLLREGLARLLADEGHEVTATVGDADALLEAVAADPPDVAVVDVRMPPTHTDEGLRAALRIRERHPGVGVLVLSQYVEKRYAAELLERNTEAVGYLLKDRVVEIDEFLDALARVGSGRTAFDPEVVRRLVSRSTHTDPLQRLTPRERGVLELMAQGHTNAAVAKRLYVSQSAVEKHCNAIFDKLGLSGTEGYSRRVLAVLRYLGS from the coding sequence GTGCGACTGATCCTGGCCGACGACTCGACCCTGCTGCGCGAGGGCCTCGCCCGGCTGCTCGCGGACGAGGGCCACGAGGTGACAGCGACGGTCGGCGACGCGGACGCGCTGCTCGAAGCCGTCGCGGCAGACCCGCCGGACGTGGCGGTGGTCGACGTGCGGATGCCGCCGACGCACACCGACGAGGGTCTGCGCGCGGCGCTGCGCATCCGCGAACGGCATCCGGGGGTGGGCGTGCTGGTGCTGTCGCAGTATGTGGAGAAGCGGTACGCCGCGGAGTTGCTGGAGCGGAACACGGAGGCGGTCGGCTATCTCCTCAAGGACCGCGTGGTCGAGATCGACGAGTTCCTGGACGCGCTGGCGCGGGTCGGTTCGGGGCGTACGGCGTTCGATCCGGAGGTCGTGCGCCGCCTGGTCTCGCGCAGCACCCACACCGATCCGCTGCAGCGGCTCACCCCGCGCGAGCGCGGCGTGCTCGAGCTGATGGCGCAGGGGCACACGAACGCGGCGGTCGCGAAGCGGCTCTACGTCTCGCAGAGCGCGGTGGAGAAGCACTGCAACGCGATCTTCGACAAGCTCGGGCTGTCCGGGACGGAGGGCTACAGCAGACGGGTGCTCGCCGTGCTGCGCTACCTCGGCTCGTAG
- a CDS encoding sensor histidine kinase, whose protein sequence is MRKVQARTTRIVSSVLVGVAYAFAELLFTLLTGLCLVPVLGSPRGKRAVLDRARALAVTLAGRQCVRLARSAPELLASAYTPDRALRYVAVRWTAGMLGGLVLGTLLLGALYASSALWMWAVTEIDAPWTVFFSSLGGLFLVFLGVHGLHGVAALDMRLARHHLGPSEQTLLERRIAELASTRAGVLDAVHDERRRIERYLHDGMQQQLVALGMLLARAQRSGDPARSAELVGQAHEVARRTLDELRDVAWRVYPAALDESGLHAALETVAERSVLPVRLRVSLGREPPDTVRTVAYFVVSEAVTNAAKHARATRAEVRVGLRRGVLSVRVKDDGHGGADPEGSGLLGLARRVAALDGRLWVDSPRGGPTVLTAELPCD, encoded by the coding sequence ATGCGGAAAGTGCAGGCGCGGACGACGCGGATCGTGAGCAGTGTGCTGGTGGGGGTGGCGTACGCCTTTGCCGAGCTGCTGTTCACCCTGCTCACCGGGCTCTGCCTGGTGCCCGTGCTGGGCTCGCCGCGCGGCAAGCGCGCGGTGCTGGACCGTGCTCGCGCCCTCGCCGTGACGCTGGCCGGGCGGCAGTGCGTCCGGCTGGCGCGCTCCGCCCCGGAGCTGTTGGCGTCGGCGTACACACCGGACCGCGCGCTGCGGTACGTCGCGGTGCGCTGGACGGCGGGGATGCTCGGCGGGCTGGTGCTGGGCACGCTGCTGCTCGGCGCGCTCTACGCGTCGTCGGCGCTGTGGATGTGGGCCGTCACGGAGATCGACGCGCCCTGGACCGTCTTCTTCTCCAGCCTGGGCGGACTCTTCCTGGTCTTCCTCGGTGTCCACGGGCTGCACGGGGTGGCCGCGCTGGACATGCGGCTGGCCCGGCACCACCTCGGTCCGAGCGAACAGACGCTGCTGGAGCGCCGTATCGCCGAGCTGGCCAGCACGCGCGCCGGGGTGCTGGACGCCGTGCACGACGAACGGCGGCGCATCGAGCGCTATCTGCACGACGGCATGCAGCAGCAGCTCGTGGCCCTCGGCATGCTGCTGGCCCGCGCGCAGCGCAGCGGCGACCCCGCGCGCAGCGCCGAGCTGGTGGGGCAGGCGCACGAGGTGGCCCGGCGCACCCTGGACGAACTCCGCGACGTGGCCTGGCGGGTGTATCCGGCGGCGCTGGACGAGTCCGGGCTGCACGCGGCGCTGGAGACGGTCGCGGAGCGGTCCGTGCTGCCCGTACGGCTGCGGGTCTCCCTCGGCCGCGAACCGCCGGACACCGTCCGTACGGTCGCCTATTTCGTCGTCAGCGAGGCGGTCACGAACGCCGCCAAGCACGCCCGCGCCACGCGCGCCGAGGTGCGGGTCGGCCTGCGCCGGGGCGTGTTGTCGGTCCGGGTCAAGGACGACGGGCACGGCGGTGCGGACCCCGAGGGAAGCGGGCTGCTCGGGCTGGCCCGGCGTGTGGCGGCGCTCGACGGGCGGCTGTGGGTGGACAGCCCGCGGGGCGGCCCCACCGTGCTCACCGCGGAGCTGCCGTGCGACTGA
- a CDS encoding DedA family protein, which translates to MIEEWATDLMESLGAVGAGVAIALENLFPPLPSELILPLAGFTASQGDMNLLAAIVCTTLGAVLGAYAFYGIGALLGRERTVALAVRLPLLKLSDIERTEAWFARHGTKAVFFGRMIPLFRSFVSLPAGVERMPLATFGVLTALGSLIWNSLFILGGYALGENWHRVTDYVGAYSKAVLAAVLLCVLAFAAIRLLGSGRGSRRASR; encoded by the coding sequence ATGATCGAAGAATGGGCCACGGACCTCATGGAGTCCCTGGGCGCCGTCGGCGCCGGGGTCGCCATCGCGCTGGAAAACCTCTTCCCGCCGCTCCCCAGTGAACTGATCCTGCCTCTCGCGGGATTCACCGCGAGCCAGGGCGACATGAACCTGCTGGCCGCCATCGTCTGCACCACGCTCGGCGCGGTGCTCGGCGCGTACGCCTTCTACGGCATAGGCGCGCTCCTCGGCCGGGAGCGTACGGTCGCGCTGGCCGTCCGGCTGCCGCTGCTGAAGCTCTCCGACATCGAGCGGACAGAGGCGTGGTTCGCGCGGCACGGCACGAAGGCCGTGTTCTTCGGCCGGATGATCCCGCTGTTCCGCAGCTTCGTCTCGCTGCCGGCCGGGGTGGAGCGGATGCCGCTCGCGACATTCGGAGTGCTGACCGCGCTCGGCAGCCTGATATGGAACTCCCTCTTCATCCTGGGCGGTTACGCACTGGGGGAGAACTGGCACCGTGTCACCGACTACGTCGGCGCGTACTCCAAGGCGGTGCTGGCCGCGGTGCTGCTGTGCGTGCTCGCGTTCGCGGCGATACGGCTGCTGGGGTCCGGGCGCGGCAGCCGGCGCGCCTCGCGCTGA
- a CDS encoding nucleotidyltransferase family protein — protein sequence MTTSETPLPGAPAPVAALLLAAGGGRRLGGRPKALLPHHGRPLVEHAVRVLRAGGCDPAVRVVLGATAAHVRERADLSGCVLLDNPDWEQGMGSSLRAGLAALSATAPAPPAALVFLVDQPGITAAAVARVLRTTGHDPAVLAAATYGGHRGHPVLLGADHWPGVVREAGGDRGARGYLRAHAAQLTLVECGDVADPADIDTPDDLRRLAP from the coding sequence ATGACCACATCTGAGACTCCGCTTCCCGGCGCACCGGCCCCCGTCGCCGCGCTGCTTCTCGCCGCGGGCGGCGGGCGGCGGCTGGGCGGACGCCCGAAGGCGCTGCTGCCGCACCACGGCCGCCCGCTGGTCGAGCACGCGGTCCGCGTGCTCAGGGCCGGCGGCTGCGATCCGGCCGTCCGCGTGGTGCTGGGGGCCACCGCGGCGCACGTACGGGAGCGGGCGGATCTGTCCGGATGCGTGCTCCTTGACAACCCGGACTGGGAGCAGGGCATGGGGAGTTCGCTCCGCGCCGGACTCGCCGCCCTGAGCGCTACGGCCCCGGCCCCGCCCGCCGCGCTCGTCTTCCTGGTCGACCAGCCGGGCATCACCGCGGCCGCCGTGGCCCGGGTCCTGCGAACGACCGGCCACGACCCCGCCGTGCTCGCCGCCGCCACGTACGGGGGCCACCGCGGGCACCCCGTGCTGCTGGGCGCCGACCACTGGCCGGGCGTCGTACGGGAGGCGGGTGGCGACCGGGGCGCGCGGGGCTATCTGCGCGCGCACGCCGCGCAGCTCACGCTCGTGGAGTGCGGCGATGTCGCCGACCCCGCCGACATCGACACCCCGGACGACCTCCGCCGCCTCGCCCCCTGA
- a CDS encoding DUF5955 family protein, producing MRSEAVGQRTLAASGEDPRAATLRRSVDRLRRELAAHPARLPDRQTAEDELAALDTMARGGAPEVPRLRRSLLLVAAALGSVSALASPLAELRKAIELFGDA from the coding sequence TTGCGAAGCGAGGCTGTGGGGCAGCGGACGCTGGCGGCCAGTGGTGAGGACCCGCGTGCCGCCACGTTGCGAAGATCAGTGGACCGGCTCCGCCGTGAACTGGCCGCGCATCCCGCACGGTTGCCGGACAGGCAGACGGCGGAGGACGAGCTGGCCGCACTCGACACGATGGCTCGCGGCGGCGCCCCGGAGGTGCCGCGGCTGCGCCGTTCGCTGCTGCTGGTCGCGGCGGCGCTGGGCTCGGTGAGCGCGCTCGCGTCACCGCTGGCGGAGTTGAGGAAGGCGATAGAACTGTTCGGCGACGCCTGA